Proteins found in one Zea mays cultivar B73 chromosome 1, Zm-B73-REFERENCE-NAM-5.0, whole genome shotgun sequence genomic segment:
- the LOC100274477 gene encoding Putative glycine-rich cell wall structural protein 1-like precursor: MASISSLAALSLFLLVSVGLSDAIRVARYSSSQGAGQGGGNGGAYQNGSGSGVGLGSGSGESGADGVYVSAGGGGEGGGWSQYGGTAFGGGSGTGSSSSQYSSGSSFGNGGSTLAGGIGGGGGGGQGSENQGSGGYGTGGGTGSGSSEASSGDPPSATPPYASADASGNGGGMGGGRDGGTGGGKGHGSGFGEGQP; encoded by the coding sequence ATGGCTAGCATCAGCAGTCTTGCAGCACTTAGCCTCTTCCTTCTCGTGAGCGTTGGATTAAGCGACGCCATCCGGGTGGCCAGATACTCCAGCTCTCAAGGAGCGGGACAGGGAGGGGGGAATGGTGGGGCGTATCAGAACGGCTCAGGTTCAGGGGTTGGGCTCGGTTCGGGATCCGGTGAGAGCGGTGCGGACGGCGTCTACGTGAGTGCCGGAGGCGGTGGTGAGGGCGGTGGCTGGTCACAGTACGGTGGTACTGCTTTTGGTGGCGGGTCTGGTACGGGGTCCAGTTCCAGCCAGTATAGCTCGGGATCATCTTTCGGTAATGGCGGGTCTACTCTTGCCGGGGGcatcggtggcggcggcggcggtggacaGGGCTCGGAGAACCAAGGCTCCGGTGGCTACGGTACCGGCGGTGGCACCGGATCCGGCTCTAGTGAGGCTAGCTCCGGCGACCCGCCCTCGGCCACACCACCGTACGCAAGCGCAGATGCTTCTGGCAATGGTGGTGGCATGGGCGGTGGTCGCGACGGTGGGACTGGTGGCGGTAAAGGCCACGGATCTGGATTCGGCGAAGGACAGCCTTAA